A stretch of Lachancea thermotolerans CBS 6340 chromosome D complete sequence DNA encodes these proteins:
- the RPS22B gene encoding 40S ribosomal protein uS8 (highly similar to uniprot|Q3E7Y3 Saccharomyces cerevisiae YLR367w RPS22B or uniprot|P0C0W1 Saccharomyces cerevisiae YJL190c RPS22A): MARASVLADALNSINNAEKTGKRQVLIRPSSKVIIKYLQVMQKHGYIGEFEYIDDHRSGKIVVQLNGRLNKCGVISPRFNVKFNDIEKWTENLLPARQFGYIILTTSAGIMDHEEARRKHVAGKILGFVY, translated from the exons ATGGCCAGAGCTTCCGTCCTAGCTGATGCATTGAACTCTATCAACAACGCCGAGAAAACCGGCAAGCGCCAGGTTCTGATTAGACCCTCCTCTAAGGTCATCATCAAGTACTTGCAAGTTATGCAAAAGCACG GCTACATTGGAGAATTTGAATACATTGACGACCACAGATCTGGCAAGATCGTCGTTCAATTGAACGGTAGATTGAACAAGTGCGGTGTTATCTCCCCTAGATTCAACGTTAAGTTCAACGACATTGAGAAATGGACCGAGAACTTGCTACCTGCCAGACAGTTCGGTTACATCATCTTGACTACTTCTGCTGGTATCATGGACCATGAAGAGGCCAGAAGAAAGCACGTCGCTGGTAAGATCTTGGGTTTCGTGTACTAA
- the VHT1 gene encoding Vht1p (similar to uniprot|P53241 Saccharomyces cerevisiae YGR065C VHT1 vitamin H transporter H -biotin symporter) yields the protein MSSLNWLLPHLRILPEDVQSDVSSSSSLDGEQSIPHELKNDEVNIEAHESEPQPAQQSQSLKAGIPYELRDEKGRKWWKYFDEFEYRANSEYKTSRSWYSFLYPNHTTHSKAERRLLYKLDFMIGFYFLMLCWCKSLDTNNYSNAYVSGMQGDLKMTKNDYINTTAISNVGAIVLQLPFMYLLPRFPAHLILPVMDLGWSFFTLACYRAQSLPELRAYRFMVSAFGSAYYPVSQYVLGSWYAPDEISSRVCLFFCGQLLGGVTSGLLQASTYKTLNGVHGLAGWRWMFLIDAVAISIPCAIIGFFVIPGVPSKCYSLFLTDEEIRVARARNRRNQINDNVDKDKLLSLFSWKLWKKVFGTSTFWVLVVFDTCSWNNMTAFSGSFLFWLKNDHNYSIVQVNNYSVLPACLGFVFVFICAWGADLFRCKWVFMVMSQIMNCVSCAILVKWDVSASAKWFAFLITYFSVAASPCLWSFINDFLRLDPQIKAVTWIAIYSFSQSTYAWIPTLAWKTVEQPRFKTGYTVSLIFSAVYGAWTFVVLYFYKRNEKKNALGNGIILYNSDNGEHAPAFVDTLMEKKGDYFYVKESEKTEL from the coding sequence ATGTCCTCACTAAACTGGCTTCTCCCTCATCTCAGGATCTTACCAGAAGATGTTCAGAGCGACGTCTCGTCTTCGAGCTCCCTCGATGGCGAACAGAGTATCCCTCATGAGTTAAAGAACGACGAAGTCAATATTGAGGCACACGAAAGCGAACCTCAGCCAGCTCAACAGTCACAGTCGCTAAAGGCAGGAATTCCTTACGAGCTGCGCGATGAGAAGGGCCGCAAATGGTGGAAGTACTTTGACGAGTTCGAGTACCGTGCCAACTCTGAGTATAAGACATCGCGCAGCTGGTACTCATTCCTTTATCCCAACCACACAAcacattcaaaagcagaGCGGCGGCTTTTATACAAGCTCGATTTCATGATCGGCTTTTATTTCCTCATGCTATGCTGGTGCAAGTCCCTTGACACTAACAACTACAGTAACGCGTACGTTTCAGGAATGCAAGGTGATCTCAAAATGACCAAGAACGATTACATCAACACGACAGCTATTTCAAACGTTGGCGCTATTGTCCTACAGTTGCCCTTCATGTACTTGTTGCCCAGATTTCCAGCTCATTTAATCTTACCTGTGATGGACCTGGGGTGGTCGTTTTTCACACTTGCGTGCTACAGAGCTCAGTCGCTGCCAGAGTTGAGAGCTTACAGATTCATGGTCAGCGCTTTTGGTTCTGCCTACTATCCGGTGTCTCAGTATGTTTTAGGTTCCTGGTATGCGCCAGACGAGATCAGCTCTAGAGTTTGTTTATTCTTCTGCGGTCAGCTTCTAGGGGGTGTTACCTCAGGTTTGCTACAAGCTAGTACATACAAGACTCTGAATGGTGTTCACGGGCTTGCAGGATGGAGATGgatgtttttgatagaTGCTGTGGCCATTTCGATCCCATGTGCTATCATCGGTTTTTTCGTTATTCCTGGCGTCCCATCGAAGTGCTactctttgtttttgactgACGAAGAGATCAGGGTTGCAAGAGCAAGGAACAGAAGAAACCAAATCAATGACAATGTCGACAAGGATAAACTTCTTTCgctcttttcttggaaaCTTTGGAAAAAGGTATTTGGCACTTCAACTTTCTGGGTTCTAGTCGTTTTTGATACCTGCTCCTGGAATAACATGACAGCTTTTAGCGGAAGTTTCCTGTTCTGGCTGAAAAACGATCACAACTACTCTATTGTTCAAGTCAATAATTACTCTGTGCTTCCTGCCTGCcttggttttgttttcgttttcatttGCGCGTGGGGTGCAGACTTGTTCCGCTGTAAGTGGGTTTTCATGGTAATGTCACAGATTATGAACTGCGTTTCGTGCGCAATTCTTGTAAAATGGGACGTTTCTGCATCCGCTAAGTGGtttgcatttttgatcACCTACTTCTCGGTAGCTGCATCGCCCTGTCTGTGGTCCTTCATCAACGACTTTTTGAGACTTGATCCTCAAATTAAAGCGGTGACTTGGATTGCAATCTACAGTTTTTCTCAGTCAACATATGCTTGGATTCCTACACTCGCTTGGAAAACTGTTGAACAGCCAAGATTCAAAACAGGTTACACAGTTAGTTTGATTTTCTCTGCAGTTTACGGAGCATGGACGTTTGTGGTTCTTTACTTCTACAAAAGGaatgagaagaagaacgcCTTAGGCAACGGCATTATCCTTTACAATAGTGACAATGGAGAGCACGCACCTGCCTTCGTTGACACCTTAATGGAAAAGAAAGGCGACTATTTTTACGTTAAAGAAAGTGAAAAGACCGAACTTTAA